In a single window of the Streptomyces sp. NBC_00285 genome:
- a CDS encoding type II restriction endonuclease, with protein MTISPPSSASSAVLNLDHEAVGALIRRWRDDPGSTYRTWFLWEERTKNFRSIRRGIEQVVREIEADTFGVVYKGSSLETVVGSIAEQRQMFKGADHAFLWKPKLRIPDIYEDRENQLAFARMLETCRCCTTEAQVLGAIRALAERRIKGLGPAAANLLYFLHPTIASPFNTAIVNGYNALTGAKVKLGKWDEYLAMREGILALNDSHRGLLSNDLGAVAGLLFDVGSGRYVAPPRGDEDTTAARAAWQADLEQVRSGAKAEKARVEAERQDVSHTEVQAWLRDLGRALGFQVWIASNDRNRQHEGRRLADGCLIKLPPELASGPAGEAISLIDVLWLEPEGKVAAAFEVEHTTSIYSGIVRMLDLALSGDPDAAHGMYLVAPDAREGEVRAQIRRPAFSRVADLRVRYLPYGELQANREAIMRFGKGLHPIEALARDLS; from the coding sequence GTGACGATCTCTCCCCCTTCCTCCGCTTCGTCCGCCGTGCTCAACCTCGACCATGAGGCCGTCGGCGCCCTCATCCGCCGGTGGCGGGACGACCCGGGCAGCACCTACCGCACCTGGTTCCTGTGGGAGGAGCGCACGAAGAACTTCCGGTCCATCCGGCGCGGGATCGAGCAGGTCGTACGGGAGATCGAGGCGGACACCTTCGGGGTCGTCTACAAGGGCTCGTCGCTGGAGACCGTCGTCGGTTCGATCGCGGAGCAGCGGCAGATGTTCAAGGGCGCCGACCACGCCTTCCTGTGGAAGCCGAAGCTGCGCATCCCCGACATCTACGAGGACCGGGAGAACCAGCTCGCGTTCGCCCGGATGTTGGAGACATGCCGGTGCTGTACCACTGAAGCTCAAGTCCTGGGCGCGATAAGGGCGTTGGCGGAGCGCCGCATCAAGGGACTCGGCCCTGCGGCGGCCAACCTGCTCTACTTCCTGCACCCCACCATCGCCTCCCCCTTCAACACCGCCATCGTCAACGGCTACAACGCCCTGACCGGAGCGAAGGTCAAGCTCGGGAAGTGGGACGAATACCTCGCGATGCGCGAGGGAATCCTGGCGCTCAATGACAGCCATCGGGGGCTGCTCTCCAACGACTTGGGCGCGGTGGCAGGACTGCTCTTCGACGTGGGCTCCGGGCGATACGTCGCTCCACCGCGCGGTGACGAGGACACGACTGCGGCCCGGGCCGCCTGGCAGGCCGACCTGGAGCAGGTTCGCTCAGGCGCCAAGGCTGAGAAAGCCCGCGTCGAAGCCGAACGGCAGGACGTCTCACACACCGAGGTGCAGGCATGGCTCCGTGACCTCGGCAGGGCGCTGGGCTTCCAGGTCTGGATCGCCTCCAACGACCGCAACCGCCAGCACGAGGGGCGGCGCCTGGCGGACGGCTGTCTCATCAAACTCCCGCCGGAGCTGGCAAGCGGTCCCGCAGGTGAGGCGATCAGCCTCATCGACGTCCTGTGGCTCGAACCGGAAGGGAAGGTCGCCGCGGCCTTCGAGGTGGAGCACACCACCTCCATCTACTCCGGGATCGTGCGCATGCTCGACCTGGCGCTCAGCGGCGACCCGGACGCCGCGCACGGGATGTACCTCGTCGCGCCGGACGCGCGTGAGGGGGAAGTCCGCGCCCAGATCCGGCGCCCCGCCTTCAGCCGGGTCGCGGACCTGAGGGTGCGGTATCTGCCCTACGGCGAGCTCCAGGCCAACCGGGAGGCGATCATGCGGTTCGGCAAGGGACTGCACCCCATCGAGGCCCTGGCTCGTGACCTGAGCTGA
- a CDS encoding C40 family peptidase codes for MASHRRPKQPSRTRVTVLTATAAAAVALTSQAAQAAPKPSKDQVKAKTDTLYEQAEKATEEYDGANEKQKKLQSEISDLQDKVARGQGELNTLRDGLGSLASAQYRSGGIDPSVQLFLSSNPDDYLDKASTLDQLSSQQVEQLKKVQAKQRVLAQQREEASAKLKDLADTRTELGKKKKEVQAKLGQAQKLLNTLTAQEKTALAAKEERASRASARSALGDAKPASGRAGAAFQAAQTKIGTPYVYGASGPSSFDCSGLTSWAYAQAGVSIPRTSQQQANIGTRIYSQSDLQVGDLVFFFGDLHHVGLYAGNGQILHAPRTGTVVRYESMSTIGGPFEFGVRV; via the coding sequence ATGGCGTCACACCGTCGACCCAAGCAGCCGAGCCGCACTCGCGTGACCGTACTCACCGCGACCGCCGCCGCTGCCGTGGCCCTGACATCCCAGGCCGCCCAGGCCGCACCGAAGCCGAGCAAGGACCAGGTCAAGGCGAAGACCGACACCCTCTACGAGCAGGCGGAGAAGGCGACCGAGGAGTACGACGGGGCCAATGAGAAGCAGAAAAAGCTCCAAAGCGAGATCTCCGATCTCCAGGACAAGGTCGCGCGCGGCCAGGGCGAGCTGAACACCCTGCGGGACGGGCTCGGTTCACTGGCCAGCGCCCAGTACCGGTCCGGCGGCATCGACCCCTCGGTCCAGCTCTTCCTCTCGTCCAACCCGGACGACTACCTCGACAAGGCGTCAACACTCGACCAGCTGAGCTCACAGCAGGTCGAGCAGTTGAAGAAGGTCCAGGCGAAGCAACGCGTGCTCGCCCAGCAGCGCGAGGAAGCCTCCGCCAAACTCAAGGACCTCGCGGACACCCGCACGGAGTTGGGCAAGAAGAAGAAAGAGGTCCAGGCCAAGCTCGGCCAGGCGCAGAAGCTCCTCAACACCCTGACCGCCCAGGAGAAGACGGCGCTGGCCGCAAAGGAGGAGCGAGCCAGCCGCGCCAGCGCGCGCAGCGCGCTCGGCGACGCGAAGCCAGCCTCCGGCCGAGCCGGTGCCGCCTTCCAGGCCGCGCAGACCAAGATAGGTACGCCCTACGTGTACGGCGCCTCCGGGCCCAGCTCCTTCGACTGCTCGGGCCTCACCTCCTGGGCGTACGCGCAGGCCGGTGTCTCCATACCGCGCACCTCGCAACAGCAGGCCAACATCGGTACACGTATCTACTCGCAGAGCGATCTCCAGGTAGGCGACCTGGTGTTCTTCTTCGGAGATCTGCACCATGTCGGCCTCTACGCGGGCAACGGGCAGATCCTGCACGCTCCGCGGACCGGCACGGTCGTCCGGTACGAGTCGATGAGCACCATAGGCGGCCCGTTCGAGTTCGGCGTCCGGGTCTGA
- a CDS encoding TetR/AcrR family transcriptional regulator gives MPKLWNETIDAHRRAVRDAILNTTAELAGEHGVRSVTMSQIAEQVGIGRATLYKYFPDVEAILLAWHDRRITEHLGQLAEIRDQTDGSGERLEAVLRAFAHISRHTRGHHGTELSAFLHQDERVLQAQLQLHGMIRDLLTEGAQTGDVRDDVAPDELATYCLHALTAAAALPSDAAADRIVTVTLSGLRSPDHASDNRKPAAGHRPHTNHARHPEH, from the coding sequence GTGCCCAAGCTGTGGAACGAGACGATCGATGCGCACCGCCGTGCGGTGCGCGACGCGATTCTCAACACCACCGCGGAGCTTGCCGGCGAGCACGGAGTGCGGTCGGTGACGATGTCTCAGATCGCTGAGCAGGTCGGCATCGGGCGGGCCACGCTGTACAAGTACTTCCCCGACGTCGAGGCGATCCTGCTCGCCTGGCACGACCGTCGGATCACCGAACACCTCGGGCAACTGGCGGAGATCCGCGACCAGACCGACGGATCCGGCGAACGGCTCGAGGCGGTCCTGAGGGCCTTCGCCCACATCTCGCGCCACACCCGCGGACACCACGGCACCGAACTCTCGGCGTTCCTCCACCAGGACGAGCGGGTCCTCCAAGCGCAGTTGCAGCTCCACGGCATGATCCGGGACCTGTTGACCGAAGGTGCGCAGACAGGCGATGTCCGCGACGACGTCGCGCCCGACGAGCTCGCGACCTACTGCCTTCACGCCCTCACAGCTGCTGCCGCCCTGCCCTCCGACGCGGCGGCCGATCGCATTGTCACGGTCACACTGTCCGGGCTGCGCAGTCCGGACCACGCGTCGGACAACCGCAAACCAGCAGCCGGACACAGGCCCCACACTAACCACGCACGGCACCCCGAGCACTGA
- a CDS encoding alpha/beta fold hydrolase encodes MHVQSGAPLEQHLHPGLLRDSTDQRAARKGPTDPKSLRFALAAAVDNPSSPSVILFPGLVDTKRNRRLPGQHPTSMRTARQSTQAAQGSQPATAQHALRAPGFSSRHGGGAQRSHGYFSRSRLDGPQDYDRRLDTDADDARSLIEHLSDEPATIFGSSSGGIVALEVLTRHPLTVRTLVPYEPPAVRYLPDGQKWLDFFTGLYDLYRRSGIPSALGKFQEEAFAEPDREAMAAARARDPKRGKYLLANAAYWFEHELRQYPAVLLDLDALAVHADRIVFAAGQESHGYPAHEASIELGRKLGRDVTELPGGHLGHVTQPGRFTEELVSALGQADSATG; translated from the coding sequence GTGCACGTCCAGTCCGGCGCACCGCTCGAACAGCACCTGCATCCCGGCCTCCTCCGCGACAGCACCGATCAACGCGCCGCCCGGAAGGGGCCTACCGATCCAAAGAGTCTGAGATTCGCGCTCGCAGCAGCAGTCGACAATCCCTCAAGCCCCAGCGTCATACTTTTCCCCGGACTCGTGGATACCAAGCGCAACCGACGTCTGCCCGGACAGCACCCCACCAGCATGCGAACGGCGCGGCAGAGCACTCAAGCGGCGCAGGGAAGCCAACCAGCCACCGCCCAGCACGCGTTGCGCGCCCCCGGATTCTCATCCCGCCACGGTGGCGGCGCGCAGCGCAGTCATGGGTACTTTTCCCGGAGCCGGCTCGACGGTCCGCAGGACTATGACCGCCGACTCGATACCGACGCCGACGACGCCCGAAGCCTGATCGAGCACCTGAGCGACGAGCCTGCGACCATCTTCGGCAGCAGCTCCGGAGGCATCGTCGCCCTGGAGGTCCTCACTCGGCATCCCCTCACTGTTCGCACGCTCGTGCCGTACGAGCCGCCGGCTGTGCGGTATCTGCCCGACGGACAGAAGTGGCTCGACTTCTTCACCGGGCTGTACGACCTCTATCGTCGATCCGGCATCCCTTCGGCACTTGGGAAGTTCCAGGAGGAAGCCTTCGCGGAGCCGGACCGGGAAGCCATGGCCGCCGCGCGGGCCAGGGACCCCAAGCGGGGCAAGTACCTGCTCGCCAACGCCGCCTACTGGTTCGAGCACGAGTTGCGCCAGTATCCGGCGGTCCTCCTCGACCTCGACGCCCTCGCGGTGCACGCCGATCGGATCGTATTCGCCGCCGGGCAGGAGTCGCACGGCTATCCCGCTCACGAGGCGAGCATCGAGCTGGGGCGCAAGCTCGGCCGGGACGTGACCGAACTCCCCGGCGGCCACCTCGGACACGTGACCCAACCCGGTCGCTTCACCGAGGAGTTGGTGTCGGCTCTGGGGCAGGCTGACTCCGCTACGGGTTAG
- a CDS encoding IS110 family transposase, with protein MQVLFERCAGLDVHRDTVVATVRSPGQRRGSRVAETRTFKTTMRALAELGDWLACEEVELVGMEATGVYWKPVFASLEGRFTCWLVNAAHLRNVPGRKTDVGDSVWIARILECGLVRPSFVPVQEFRELRDLTRARTAVSQERVRVIQRLEKVLQDAGIKLTSVASQVWSKTSRAVLEALLDGVTSPVELAALAKGRLRSKREALEEALEHRFRVEHHGVIVRGLLAHIDGLEQRLVAYDAEIAARLAPHGEVLELIQTIPGVGAKVAQVLVAEIGLDMSAFPTSAHLASWAGVCPGNHASGGKRKGGRSRPGPKWLKVVLTEAAWGAVKAKGTYLSAHHMQIKGRAGGYKALGATRHDIVVAYWHIVHDHVPYRELGPDWATRRFSPAQRAKRLTAQLEALGFEVSIEPAPTQPA; from the coding sequence ATGCAGGTGCTGTTCGAGCGGTGCGCCGGACTGGACGTGCACCGGGACACGGTGGTGGCGACGGTCCGTTCTCCGGGGCAGCGGCGGGGCTCGCGGGTGGCGGAGACCCGGACGTTCAAGACCACCATGCGGGCGCTGGCCGAGTTGGGTGACTGGCTGGCCTGCGAAGAGGTGGAGCTGGTCGGTATGGAGGCGACCGGGGTGTACTGGAAGCCCGTCTTCGCCTCTTTGGAGGGGCGGTTCACCTGCTGGCTGGTCAACGCGGCGCATCTGCGCAACGTGCCCGGCCGCAAGACCGATGTCGGCGACTCGGTGTGGATCGCCCGGATCCTTGAGTGCGGGCTGGTGCGCCCGTCCTTCGTGCCGGTGCAGGAGTTTCGTGAGCTGCGGGATCTGACCCGGGCGCGGACGGCGGTGTCCCAGGAGCGGGTCCGGGTGATCCAGCGGCTGGAGAAGGTGCTGCAGGACGCCGGGATCAAGCTGACCTCGGTGGCCTCGCAGGTGTGGTCGAAGACCTCGCGGGCGGTGCTGGAGGCATTGCTGGACGGGGTGACCTCGCCGGTGGAGCTGGCCGCGTTGGCCAAGGGTCGGCTCCGCTCGAAACGCGAAGCCCTGGAGGAGGCACTCGAGCACCGCTTCCGCGTCGAGCACCATGGTGTCATCGTGCGTGGTCTCCTTGCCCATATCGACGGGCTGGAGCAGCGGCTCGTCGCCTACGACGCGGAGATTGCCGCCCGGCTCGCCCCGCACGGCGAGGTCCTGGAACTGATCCAGACCATCCCCGGGGTCGGGGCGAAGGTCGCCCAGGTGCTGGTCGCCGAGATCGGTCTGGACATGTCGGCCTTCCCCACCTCGGCCCACCTCGCCTCCTGGGCAGGGGTGTGTCCGGGCAATCATGCTTCGGGCGGCAAGCGGAAGGGCGGCCGCAGCCGGCCCGGCCCGAAGTGGTTGAAGGTCGTACTCACCGAGGCGGCGTGGGGCGCGGTGAAGGCCAAGGGCACCTACCTGTCCGCGCATCACATGCAGATCAAGGGCCGGGCCGGCGGCTACAAGGCGCTCGGTGCGACCCGACACGACATCGTCGTCGCCTACTGGCACATCGTCCACGATCATGTGCCCTACCGGGAGTTGGGCCCGGACTGGGCCACCCGCCGGTTCAGTCCAGCTCAGCGCGCCAAACGCCTGACCGCCCAGCTCGAAGCACTCGGCTTCGAGGTCAGCATCGAACCCGCCCCGACGCAACCCGCCTGA
- a CDS encoding alpha/beta fold hydrolase: MSTLEVPGARLYYETRGRGPLMLMIPGANGDADAFGMVAEHLAAHYTVVVYDRRG; the protein is encoded by the coding sequence ATGAGTACGCTCGAAGTCCCCGGTGCACGCCTCTACTACGAGACCCGTGGCCGCGGCCCGCTCATGCTCATGATCCCGGGGGCCAACGGTGACGCCGATGCCTTCGGCATGGTGGCGGAACACCTCGCGGCGCACTACACCGTCGTCGTCTACGACCGCCGCGGCTGA
- a CDS encoding DUF2218 domain-containing protein → MLTVEARVETERASRYLDQLCRHAQQMGNHPHYRPGAHGGGDTHRPPEVHHVEWSDTDGTVRLSLGQWFLRAAPDALMVRIEADSEENLRRMRELITSRVEKIGRRDHLTVAWQQPEAPGSLPGTDGQTAAPHPKLHGPAGGTTNRWTLRAVVGVVALMAVAHLVLGGSVLAAWKWLGWGAGAVIAAALLAKAIAMAGFVAHRRRRTGREGGGPSLAHKKRQTSA, encoded by the coding sequence ATGCTGACCGTGGAAGCCCGAGTCGAGACCGAACGTGCGAGCCGATACCTCGACCAACTCTGCCGACATGCCCAGCAGATGGGGAATCACCCGCACTACCGGCCGGGTGCTCACGGCGGAGGTGACACGCACAGGCCCCCCGAGGTGCATCACGTCGAATGGTCCGACACCGACGGAACCGTCCGCCTGAGCCTGGGTCAGTGGTTCTTGCGGGCCGCCCCGGACGCACTGATGGTGCGTATCGAGGCCGACAGCGAGGAGAACCTGCGAAGGATGCGGGAGCTCATCACCTCACGCGTCGAGAAGATCGGCAGGCGCGACCATCTGACGGTGGCCTGGCAGCAGCCCGAAGCGCCCGGTTCTCTCCCCGGTACGGATGGGCAGACAGCTGCCCCGCATCCGAAGCTGCACGGTCCCGCAGGCGGCACAACGAACCGGTGGACCCTCAGGGCAGTCGTCGGGGTGGTGGCGCTGATGGCCGTCGCGCATCTGGTACTGGGTGGCTCCGTGCTGGCGGCCTGGAAGTGGCTGGGCTGGGGTGCCGGCGCCGTCATCGCGGCAGCCCTCCTGGCGAAGGCCATCGCAATGGCCGGCTTCGTCGCCCACCGCCGCAGGCGCACCGGGCGAGAGGGAGGCGGGCCGTCGCTGGCCCATAAGAAGCGGCAGACAAGCGCATGA
- a CDS encoding class I SAM-dependent methyltransferase codes for MAGSLRYPHHAHSGSEEPPEPEDLYATPPPWDIGRPQPAFLALAEAGAIQGRVLDAGCGTGEHVLLCAGLGLEATGVDLATRALRTAEQKARERDRAARFLHRDALKLGDLRESFDTVLDCGLFHTFDGADRAAYVDSLRTATRRGGRYFMLCFSDRQPGEWGRVHKLTRDEIEASFADGWRIDSIEPSTIDITTDPDGIRAWLVALTRI; via the coding sequence ATGGCCGGCTCACTCCGTTACCCCCACCACGCCCACTCCGGTTCCGAGGAACCGCCAGAGCCCGAGGACCTGTATGCCACCCCGCCTCCCTGGGACATCGGCCGACCGCAACCGGCCTTCCTCGCCCTCGCGGAAGCGGGGGCCATCCAGGGCCGGGTGCTGGACGCCGGCTGTGGCACCGGCGAGCACGTGCTCCTGTGCGCCGGCCTTGGCCTGGAGGCCACTGGCGTCGACCTAGCCACCCGGGCCCTGCGTACCGCCGAGCAGAAGGCGCGTGAACGGGACCGCGCCGCGCGGTTCCTCCACCGGGACGCCCTGAAGCTGGGCGACCTGCGGGAATCCTTCGACACCGTGCTCGACTGCGGGCTCTTCCACACCTTCGACGGTGCCGACCGCGCCGCCTACGTCGACAGCCTGCGAACCGCGACCCGGCGCGGCGGCCGCTACTTCATGCTGTGCTTCAGCGACCGGCAGCCAGGCGAATGGGGACGGGTGCACAAGCTCACCCGGGACGAGATCGAGGCCTCGTTCGCCGACGGATGGCGCATCGACTCCATCGAACCCAGCACGATCGACATCACCACCGATCCGGACGGCATCCGGGCCTGGCTCGTCGCCCTCACCAGGATCTGA
- a CDS encoding C40 family peptidase, translated as MSHTAQIPSHRKPARNTSRMAVRAGVAGGVLGALAVAGASGAANAAEPVTQTLELPTLTADLAAQVAQSADATQQAAASYELSAERDAAAATAAKQAKANLAQAKAKAEAARKAEAERKKAAASRSSERTTLASSASTATTSTTSTSTSTSTSSSTASGSAAAVIAFAKAQIGDAYVLGATGPNSWDCSSLLQAAFKQAGISLPRVSQDQSTAGTPVSLSNLQPGDILYWGSAGSGAYHVALYVGGGNFVGAENPSTGIVERPLSWDPPTGAVRVL; from the coding sequence ATGTCCCACACCGCTCAGATACCAAGCCACAGGAAACCCGCCCGCAACACGTCGAGAATGGCAGTGAGGGCCGGAGTTGCCGGTGGCGTCCTCGGCGCCCTGGCAGTGGCTGGCGCGTCCGGCGCGGCGAACGCCGCCGAGCCGGTGACGCAGACCCTCGAACTGCCCACGCTCACAGCCGACCTGGCCGCTCAGGTCGCGCAGTCCGCGGACGCCACCCAGCAGGCCGCGGCCAGCTACGAGCTGAGTGCCGAGCGTGACGCGGCCGCTGCCACGGCCGCCAAGCAGGCCAAGGCGAACCTCGCCCAGGCCAAGGCGAAGGCCGAAGCCGCGCGGAAGGCCGAGGCCGAACGCAAGAAGGCCGCCGCCTCACGCTCCTCCGAGCGGACCACACTGGCCTCGTCCGCCAGCACTGCCACCACCAGCACCACCAGCACCAGCACCAGCACCAGCACCTCCTCATCCACGGCCAGCGGCTCGGCAGCCGCTGTCATCGCCTTCGCCAAGGCGCAGATAGGCGACGCCTACGTGCTCGGCGCCACAGGACCCAACTCCTGGGACTGCTCCAGCCTGCTCCAAGCCGCGTTCAAGCAGGCGGGCATCAGCCTCCCGAGGGTGTCGCAGGACCAGTCGACTGCGGGCACCCCGGTCTCGCTGAGCAACCTCCAGCCGGGCGACATCCTCTACTGGGGCTCCGCGGGCAGCGGCGCCTACCACGTGGCGCTGTACGTCGGCGGCGGCAACTTCGTCGGAGCCGAGAACCCGTCCACGGGCATCGTCGAGAGGCCCCTCTCCTGGGACCCGCCGACCGGCGCGGTGCGCGTGCTCTGA
- a CDS encoding multicopper oxidase family protein, giving the protein MNSFNRRSVLLTGLGVAGAGALAACSSGSGSGGGSALVSPTASAVTAADMKRKATGRRKKVTLTAAPAMIDLGAGVMPKTWAFDGRTPGKEVRLSAGDTLVAELSNQLPNKTTTSIHWHGIALRNDMDGVPPAVQTAVRAGSTFTYSFITPDPGTYFFHPHVGVQLDRGLYAPLIVEDPKEPLSYDDEWVVLLDDWLDGVTGTPDDAFAELKRGMADMGDMSGMDMGSSPSPSSSDTGMGDMGGMDMGGSASPSASASASGDMSKKFMLTGATSKLLGGDAGDVKYPHHLINGRVAADPDVYTGKPGKKVRLRIINAGSDTAYRVALGGHKLTITHTDGFPVQHQEVDALLVGMGERYDVLVTLGNGVFPLVALAEGKNANGLALVRTGSGSKPSATVRPKELDGMIMTASQLQAADDVRLKSAKTDVTHQIKLTGNMMKYNWSINDKSFDMMHPEANPILIEEGQRVRLDFVNTTEMWHPMHLHGHTYQLGASGPRKDTAVVLPKKTVSVFLDADNPGQWMLHCHNAYHGEAGMMANVAYKA; this is encoded by the coding sequence ATGAACAGCTTCAACCGACGCTCCGTCCTGCTCACCGGCCTGGGAGTCGCCGGAGCGGGCGCACTCGCTGCCTGTAGCAGTGGTTCCGGCTCCGGCGGCGGTAGCGCTCTGGTCAGCCCCACCGCCTCGGCCGTCACCGCCGCCGATATGAAGCGCAAAGCCACGGGACGGCGGAAGAAGGTCACCCTGACCGCGGCGCCCGCGATGATCGACCTGGGCGCCGGGGTCATGCCCAAAACCTGGGCCTTCGACGGCCGGACCCCCGGCAAGGAGGTCCGGCTCTCCGCCGGTGACACTCTCGTCGCCGAGCTGTCCAACCAGCTCCCGAACAAGACCACCACGTCGATCCACTGGCACGGCATCGCACTGCGCAACGACATGGACGGCGTACCGCCCGCCGTCCAAACCGCCGTGCGGGCCGGCTCCACCTTCACCTACAGCTTCATCACCCCCGACCCCGGCACGTACTTCTTCCACCCGCACGTCGGCGTCCAGCTCGACCGCGGCCTGTACGCCCCGCTGATCGTCGAGGACCCCAAGGAGCCGCTGTCGTACGACGACGAGTGGGTCGTCCTCCTCGACGACTGGCTCGACGGAGTCACCGGCACACCCGACGACGCCTTCGCCGAACTCAAGCGTGGCATGGCCGACATGGGTGACATGAGCGGCATGGACATGGGCAGCAGCCCGAGCCCCAGCAGTTCGGATACCGGCATGGGGGACATGGGCGGGATGGACATGGGCGGCTCCGCCTCCCCGTCGGCCTCGGCCTCCGCCTCCGGCGACATGTCCAAGAAGTTCATGCTCACGGGCGCCACCAGCAAGCTGCTCGGCGGTGACGCCGGCGACGTGAAGTACCCGCACCACCTCATCAACGGCCGGGTAGCGGCCGACCCCGACGTCTACACCGGCAAGCCCGGCAAGAAGGTGCGCCTGCGGATCATCAACGCCGGCTCGGACACTGCCTACCGGGTTGCCCTCGGCGGCCACAAGCTGACGATCACCCACACCGACGGCTTCCCGGTCCAGCACCAGGAGGTGGACGCCCTGCTGGTCGGCATGGGGGAGCGGTACGACGTCCTCGTCACCCTCGGCAATGGGGTCTTCCCGCTCGTCGCCCTGGCCGAGGGCAAGAACGCGAACGGCCTGGCGCTCGTGCGCACGGGCTCCGGGAGCAAACCGTCCGCGACTGTCCGCCCGAAGGAACTCGACGGCATGATCATGACGGCGTCCCAGCTGCAGGCCGCCGACGACGTGCGGCTCAAGTCCGCGAAGACCGACGTCACGCACCAGATCAAGTTGACCGGCAACATGATGAAGTACAACTGGTCCATCAACGACAAGTCGTTCGACATGATGCATCCCGAGGCGAATCCGATCCTCATCGAGGAGGGCCAGCGGGTACGGCTCGACTTCGTCAACACGACCGAGATGTGGCACCCGATGCACCTGCACGGCCACACGTACCAGCTCGGCGCCTCCGGCCCGCGCAAGGACACCGCGGTCGTCCTGCCGAAGAAGACGGTGTCCGTGTTCCTCGACGCCGACAACCCCGGCCAGTGGATGCTGCACTGTCACAACGCCTACCACGGCGAGGCCGGGATGATGGCGAACGTGGCCTACAAGGCCTGA
- a CDS encoding DUF6153 family protein — MAIRTAHSGGGTAVRWTYGVFLTLCVALAVLVHHETSAMGTSSSMSGPAHAGHVMPGSAQAVHVMGGDEATSVSDDSSHDIEDGGCAMPGMQHCTSASVDTVQLAVPGQSSFDPLVHLRQAAAGRSPGALVGRAPPDLSVLSQLRL, encoded by the coding sequence ATGGCGATACGGACAGCGCACAGCGGAGGCGGCACAGCCGTCCGCTGGACGTACGGGGTGTTCCTCACCCTCTGCGTCGCGCTGGCCGTCCTCGTCCACCACGAGACGTCCGCGATGGGCACTTCGTCGTCCATGTCGGGACCGGCCCATGCCGGGCACGTGATGCCGGGTTCTGCCCAGGCTGTACACGTGATGGGCGGCGATGAGGCGACGTCGGTCTCGGACGACTCCTCGCACGACATCGAAGACGGCGGGTGCGCCATGCCCGGCATGCAGCATTGCACCTCGGCGAGCGTCGACACCGTGCAGCTCGCCGTGCCCGGCCAGAGCTCGTTCGACCCGCTGGTGCATTTGCGGCAAGCTGCGGCCGGACGCTCACCCGGCGCGCTGGTCGGGCGCGCTCCGCCAGATCTCTCCGTCCTCTCTCAACTGCGTCTATAG